Proteins co-encoded in one endosymbiont 'TC1' of Trimyema compressum genomic window:
- a CDS encoding thiamine pyrophosphate-dependent enzyme codes for MTISACKLPIKIVVVNNKSLGMVRQWQKLFYEERYSHTLFEAESQPDFMTLARAYGIPGVQITERERLVEDLETALILDGPIRLLVR; via the coding sequence ATGACTATTAGTGCTTGTAAGCTACCCATTAAAATTGTTGTTGTTAACAATAAGAGTTTAGGTATGGTGCGCCAGTGGCAAAAACTCTTTTATGAAGAAAGGTATTCACATACTTTATTTGAAGCAGAATCTCAACCAGACTTTATGACTTTAGCTAGAGCTTATGGCATTCCAGGTGTGCAAATTACTGAAAGAGAAAGGTTAGTTGAAGACTTAGAGACGGCCTTAATCTTAGATGGGCCAATACGTCTCTTAGTAAGATGA
- a CDS encoding thiamine pyrophosphate-binding protein: protein MSNKLYPGADIILKSLEMEKVKIVFGYPGGSVLPLYDSLYHNDNIKHILTRHEQGAGHAADGYARSTGNTGVVFATSGPGATNLVRAIATAQMDSIPMVVVTGQVLRDAI from the coding sequence ATGAGTAATAAGTTATACCCGGGTGCAGATATTATTTTAAAATCACTTGAAATGGAAAAAGTTAAAATAGTTTTTGGCTATCCAGGAGGCAGTGTGTTGCCATTATATGATTCCTTATATCATAATGATAATATTAAGCATATATTAACACGTCATGAACAAGGCGCAGGTCATGCAGCAGATGGTTATGCTAGGTCAACTGGTAATACAGGCGTAGTTTTTGCAACTAGTGGACCTGGTGCTACAAACTTAGTAAGGGCAATAGCAACTGCGCAAATGGATTCTATTCCAATGGTTGTTGTTACAGGACAGGTACTGAGAGACGCTATTTAG
- the glmS gene encoding glutamine--fructose-6-phosphate transaminase (isomerizing): MCGIVGYFGKREAKDILMNGLFRLEYRGYDSAGIALFCDGDINVTKAQGRLKELEIKLNCENRGSIGIGHTRWATHGKPSDENSHPHMGCEGTFCVVHNGIIENYMELKEALQEKGCDFLSETDTEVIPNLLEVYNTGDFLETVQKVVSMLEGAYALCVLSKEFPEEMIVVRKASPLVVGKCDGEYFVASDIPAILEYTKDVYILEEDEVAHIKNKTIAFYNGEGNAIDKEITEITWDLESAEKQGYPHFMLKEIHEQPEAVEKTLAGRIKDGTVQLDLNLTDDFIKSIDKVAVVACGTASYAGRVGGNFIEKYLRIPVEAEFASEFRYNDPIITDKTLVIVVSQSGETADTLAGLREAKSKGAKIVAITNVVGSSIARESDEVIYTQAGPEIAVASTKAYVTQLIALYLLVLQLGKIRGAIDAAFEKSWIEALIKLPEQITSILEQSDIMEVYAAGLKDYTSAFFIGRGVDNVSSLEGALKLKEISYIHAEAYAAGELKHGTLALITDDVPVIGIATQKHLLEKSISNIIEVKARGAITYGIGFEGEGQLRRTVDHFYPIPDALEDFAPILTVVPLQLLAYYASLLKGNDVDKPRNLAKSVTVE, translated from the coding sequence ATGTGTGGCATAGTTGGTTATTTCGGTAAAAGAGAGGCTAAAGATATTTTAATGAATGGTCTTTTCCGTTTAGAATATAGAGGTTACGATTCAGCTGGTATCGCCTTATTTTGTGATGGTGATATTAATGTAACAAAAGCTCAAGGTCGATTAAAAGAACTTGAAATAAAATTAAATTGTGAGAATAGAGGTTCGATTGGAATTGGTCATACAAGATGGGCTACTCATGGCAAACCATCTGATGAGAACTCTCATCCCCATATGGGCTGTGAGGGTACTTTTTGTGTTGTTCATAATGGAATTATTGAAAATTATATGGAATTAAAAGAAGCCCTTCAAGAAAAAGGGTGTGATTTTTTATCTGAGACTGATACAGAGGTAATTCCTAATTTACTTGAAGTTTATAATACAGGTGATTTTTTAGAAACTGTACAGAAGGTAGTGTCTATGCTTGAAGGGGCTTATGCATTATGTGTTCTTTCCAAAGAATTTCCAGAAGAAATGATTGTTGTTAGAAAAGCCAGTCCTCTTGTAGTTGGAAAATGTGATGGAGAGTATTTTGTTGCATCGGATATTCCGGCTATTTTAGAGTATACAAAAGATGTATATATTCTTGAAGAAGATGAAGTGGCTCATATTAAAAATAAAACCATTGCTTTTTATAATGGTGAGGGGAATGCTATTGATAAAGAAATAACTGAGATTACATGGGATTTAGAATCCGCTGAAAAGCAAGGTTATCCTCATTTTATGCTTAAAGAAATTCATGAACAACCAGAAGCCGTGGAAAAAACCTTAGCAGGTCGTATTAAAGATGGTACTGTGCAATTGGATTTAAATCTAACAGATGATTTTATTAAAAGTATTGATAAAGTAGCTGTCGTTGCCTGTGGTACAGCAAGTTATGCTGGACGAGTTGGCGGTAATTTTATTGAAAAATATTTGAGAATTCCAGTCGAAGCAGAATTTGCTTCGGAATTTAGATATAATGATCCTATTATTACGGATAAGACACTAGTAATAGTTGTAAGTCAGTCAGGAGAAACAGCGGATACATTGGCTGGTTTACGTGAAGCTAAATCAAAAGGGGCAAAAATTGTGGCTATCACAAATGTAGTAGGCAGTTCAATTGCTAGGGAATCAGATGAAGTGATTTATACTCAAGCTGGTCCTGAAATTGCTGTTGCTTCAACTAAAGCTTATGTAACTCAATTAATTGCCTTATATTTATTAGTATTACAGTTAGGTAAAATTAGAGGGGCTATTGATGCTGCTTTTGAAAAAAGCTGGATTGAAGCTTTAATAAAGTTACCAGAACAAATTACAAGTATTTTAGAGCAAAGCGATATTATGGAAGTTTATGCAGCTGGTTTAAAGGACTACACCAGTGCTTTCTTTATTGGCCGTGGCGTTGATAATGTTAGCTCTCTTGAAGGCGCTTTAAAGCTTAAGGAAATATCCTATATTCATGCAGAAGCCTATGCGGCTGGAGAGTTAAAACATGGCACATTGGCATTAATTACTGATGATGTTCCTGTTATTGGTATTGCAACTCAAAAGCATTTATTAGAGAAATCAATCAGTAATATAATTGAGGTAAAGGCTAGAGGGGCAATTACCTATGGTATTGGATTTGAAGGAGAAGGTCAATTGAGAAGAACTGTAGACCATTTTTATCCTATTCCAGATGCTTTAGAAGACTTTGCTCCTATTCTAACAGTAGTGCCTTTGCAATTACTAGCATATTATGCATCTTTATTAAAGGGAAATGATGTTGATAAGCCTAGAAATTTAGCTAAAAGTGTAACTGTAGAATAA
- a CDS encoding flavodoxin family protein produces the protein MVREKASLGYLVDAFLAKNYDSEIIYLNDLNFRGCQSRFYCRTHESCVLKDDLTPIYNKVEKADKILLAMPVFYGSIPG, from the coding sequence GTGGTCCGAGAAAAAGCATCTTTAGGCTATTTAGTAGATGCTTTTTTGGCGAAAAACTATGATAGTGAAATTATTTATTTAAATGATTTAAATTTTAGAGGTTGTCAGAGTCGTTTTTATTGTAGAACCCATGAAAGCTGTGTGTTGAAAGATGATTTGACACCTATCTATAATAAAGTAGAAAAAGCGGACAAGATATTATTAGCGATGCCTGTATTTTATGGTTCTATACCGGGATAA
- a CDS encoding thiamine pyrophosphate-dependent enzyme, whose product MPAQAGGVLKKAKRLLLFVGGGAKDAVDEVEKLAEKLKSPVIYSLMGKGVLDDNHPLNIGMVGMHGTGAANYAVHHCDLLFAIGVRFDDRQTGDENFFAKSARIIHLDIDRKEFSKNIRADVALYDDSALGLFKLLRVIKREDFEPQNPWIDQISEWQHNHPLKFEAEGSIKPQEILNAINILTKGAAIMTTEVGQHQMWAAQYFKTNDPKKFITSGGLGTMGFGLPASIGAQLGNPKTLTIALAGDGSIQMNSPKS is encoded by the coding sequence ATACCAGCGCAAGCAGGAGGTGTTCTTAAAAAAGCGAAAAGACTACTTCTTTTTGTCGGTGGTGGTGCTAAAGATGCAGTAGATGAAGTTGAGAAGTTGGCTGAAAAGCTGAAATCACCCGTTATCTATAGCTTAATGGGCAAAGGTGTTTTAGATGATAATCATCCATTAAATATTGGTATGGTTGGCATGCATGGTACGGGTGCTGCAAACTATGCAGTTCATCATTGTGATCTTTTATTTGCAATAGGTGTTCGTTTTGATGATAGACAGACAGGTGATGAAAATTTCTTTGCTAAAAGTGCAAGAATTATTCATTTAGATATTGATAGAAAAGAATTTAGTAAAAATATTAGAGCCGATGTTGCTTTATATGATGATAGTGCCTTAGGTTTATTTAAACTTTTAAGAGTTATAAAAAGAGAGGATTTTGAACCTCAAAATCCTTGGATTGATCAAATCTCTGAGTGGCAACACAATCATCCATTAAAATTTGAAGCTGAAGGTAGCATTAAGCCTCAAGAAATTCTTAATGCCATAAATATACTTACAAAAGGCGCTGCTATTATGACAACAGAAGTAGGGCAACATCAAATGTGGGCGGCCCAGTATTTTAAAACAAATGACCCTAAGAAGTTTATAACTTCGGGTGGTTTAGGAACTATGGGATTTGGTTTACCTGCATCGATTGGCGCACAATTAGGCAATCCTAAAACATTAACTATAGCCTTAGCTGGAGATGGCAGCATTCAAATGAACAGCCCCAAGAGCTAA